Proteins encoded together in one Pantoea sp. CCBC3-3-1 window:
- the purM gene encoding phosphoribosylformylglycinamidine cyclo-ligase produces the protein MTDKTSLSYKDAGVDIDAGNALVDRIKGVVKKTRRPEVMGGLGGFGALCALPQKYREPVLVSGTDGVGTKLRLAMDLKRHDTIGIDLVAMCVNDLVVQGAEPLFFLDYYATGKLDVDTAASVITGIAEGCSQSGCALVGGETAEMPGMYHGEDYDVAGFCVGVVEKSEIIDGSKVQDGDVLIALGSSGPHSNGYSLVRKILEVSKTDPEATQLEGKSLADHLLAPTRIYVKNILSLIEQVDVHAIAHLTGGGFWENIPRVLPDNTQAVLDEKSWEWPAVFGWMQEAGNVSRFEMYRTFNCGVGMLIALSASEADKAVELMTAAGEKAWKIGVIKASDSEERVVINA, from the coding sequence GTGACCGACAAAACCTCTCTCAGCTATAAAGACGCCGGCGTAGATATCGATGCTGGTAATGCTTTAGTCGATCGTATTAAAGGCGTGGTGAAAAAGACGCGTCGCCCGGAAGTGATGGGTGGACTGGGCGGTTTCGGTGCGCTTTGTGCGCTGCCGCAAAAATACCGTGAGCCCGTTCTGGTTTCCGGCACTGACGGCGTCGGCACCAAGCTGCGTCTGGCGATGGACCTGAAACGCCACGATACTATCGGTATCGATCTGGTCGCGATGTGCGTGAATGATTTGGTGGTACAGGGCGCCGAGCCGCTGTTCTTCCTTGACTATTATGCGACGGGCAAGCTGGACGTGGACACCGCTGCCAGCGTGATCACCGGCATCGCCGAAGGCTGTTCCCAGTCCGGCTGTGCGCTGGTGGGCGGCGAAACCGCTGAAATGCCAGGCATGTACCACGGTGAAGATTACGACGTGGCAGGCTTCTGCGTCGGCGTGGTGGAAAAATCAGAAATTATTGACGGCAGCAAAGTACAGGATGGCGACGTGCTGATCGCGCTGGGCTCCAGCGGGCCACACTCCAACGGCTACTCGCTGGTACGTAAAATTCTGGAAGTCAGCAAAACCGATCCTGAAGCGACCCAGCTTGAGGGCAAATCGCTGGCCGATCACCTGCTGGCACCCACCCGCATCTATGTGAAGAACATCCTGAGCCTGATTGAACAGGTTGATGTGCATGCCATCGCGCACCTGACCGGCGGCGGCTTCTGGGAAAACATCCCTCGCGTGCTGCCAGATAACACCCAGGCAGTTCTGGATGAAAAAAGCTGGGAATGGCCAGCGGTGTTTGGCTGGATGCAGGAAGCGGGCAACGTTAGCCGTTTTGAAATGTACCGCACCTTTAACTGCGGCGTCGGCATGCTGATTGCGCTGAGCGCAAGCGAAGCGGATAAAGCGGTTGAGCTGATGACCGCAGCCGGTGAGAAAGCCTGGAAGATTGGCGTGATCAAAGCGTCAGATTCCGAAGAGCGGGTGGTTATCAACGCATGA
- the purN gene encoding phosphoribosylglycinamide formyltransferase, translating into MKRLVVLISGQGSNLQAILEACQQQRIHGSVAAVFSNKAEAYGLTRAREAGVAAHALSAADFADREAFDRQLMLEIDAYAPDLVVLAGYMRILSPAFVARYAGRMLNIHPSLLPKYPGLHTHRQAIENGDDEHGTSVHFVTEQLDGGPVILQAKVPIFAGDTEEDVTERVQHQEHAIYPLVVSWYLEGRVVMRDGAAWLDGKELPPEGHAYD; encoded by the coding sequence ATGAAAAGGCTGGTAGTGCTTATTTCTGGTCAGGGGAGCAATCTCCAGGCCATTCTGGAAGCCTGCCAGCAGCAGCGGATCCACGGCAGCGTCGCTGCCGTATTCAGCAATAAGGCCGAGGCTTACGGGCTGACGCGTGCGCGTGAAGCGGGTGTCGCTGCTCACGCGCTCAGCGCGGCTGATTTTGCCGATCGCGAAGCATTCGACCGTCAGCTGATGCTGGAAATCGATGCTTATGCGCCCGATCTGGTGGTGCTGGCGGGCTATATGCGTATTCTCAGCCCGGCATTTGTTGCTCGCTACGCGGGTCGGATGCTCAATATCCACCCTTCCCTGCTGCCCAAATACCCCGGTTTACATACTCATCGTCAGGCCATTGAAAACGGCGATGACGAGCATGGCACTTCCGTGCATTTTGTTACTGAGCAGCTGGACGGCGGCCCGGTGATCCTTCAGGCGAAAGTTCCAATCTTTGCCGGTGATACCGAAGAGGATGTGACGGAGCGCGTGCAGCATCAGGAACATGCTATCTATCCGCTGGTTGTTAGCTGGTATCTGGAAGGAAGAGTAGTGATGCGCGACGGTGCTGCCTGGCTGGACGGTAAAGAATTACCGCCGGAAGGCCATGCTTACGACTGA
- the pstB gene encoding phosphate ABC transporter ATP-binding protein PstB has product MHNELDTVLEVEDLSLWYGEKQALSAIRLNVPKNRITALIGPSGCGKSTLLRCFNRMNDLIDGCRTEGDIRINQQSILGDSRDLAALRRKVGMVFQRPNPFPKTIYENVVYGLRLQGVRDRRVLDEAVERALRAAALWSEVKNNLWQNALTLSSGQQQRLVIARAIAIEPEILLLDEPTSALDPISTLVIEELMSTLKQHFTLVLVTHNMQQAARVSDFTAFMHQGSVVEFGETDKIFTTPRQRRTEDYITGRYG; this is encoded by the coding sequence ATGCATAATGAGTTGGACACCGTGCTGGAGGTGGAGGATCTTTCACTGTGGTATGGCGAGAAGCAGGCGCTTAGTGCCATCAGGCTAAACGTGCCCAAAAACCGGATCACCGCGCTGATTGGGCCTTCCGGCTGCGGTAAGTCGACCCTGCTGCGCTGCTTTAACCGGATGAATGATTTAATCGACGGCTGCCGGACTGAGGGTGATATTCGCATTAATCAGCAATCGATTTTGGGCGACAGCCGGGATCTGGCCGCGCTGCGCAGAAAGGTGGGGATGGTCTTCCAGCGTCCAAATCCGTTCCCGAAAACCATCTACGAAAATGTGGTTTACGGGCTGCGTCTGCAAGGCGTGCGTGATCGTCGGGTACTCGATGAAGCGGTTGAGCGAGCTTTACGCGCAGCGGCGCTGTGGAGCGAAGTTAAAAACAATCTCTGGCAGAATGCGCTAACGCTTTCCAGCGGACAGCAGCAGCGGCTGGTGATTGCCAGAGCGATAGCCATCGAACCTGAAATTTTACTGCTGGATGAGCCGACATCCGCCCTGGATCCCATCAGTACGCTGGTCATTGAAGAGTTGATGAGCACGCTTAAACAGCATTTTACGCTGGTTTTGGTTACACACAATATGCAGCAGGCGGCACGCGTATCGGATTTTACCGCGTTTATGCATCAGGGCAGCGTGGTGGAGTTTGGCGAGACGGATAAGATATTTACCACGCCACGGCAGCGGCGTACGGAAGATTATATTACCGGGCGCTATGGCTGA
- the pstA gene encoding phosphate ABC transporter permease PstA: MSAVKNNHRWRWLTAGAVAVSLLAFILLILLLGMTGLRYFWPQPVTLFTLQKPAGQTLMLGEQVSAGRVSRQQLLDSGVSLPSSLPEEVTRYLIKTGNRDFADTDFHSLLSSEIIDENYPSGVIALQRRSGGMAYGWFDGLLENGQPLIAKNMMQVLQQRIKQTRERQKQADAIRRVSMAKLNSEMEQLAEQQRHLKQQHRYTAQAESIHQADSAEIQRQFAAKANQLIALNNESASTVLILRDVHGLQHQVPLSNIMAAWYPNAMSYGEKWQHFLLQLWHFVSGSSGSSLGDEGVFPAIFGTVLMVLLMSVVVMPLGVIAAIWLHEYAGNSLMTRLVRIAVVNLAGVPSIVYGVFGLGFFVWLVGGSLDQLFFASALPNPTFGTPGLLWASLTLALLTLPVVIVATEEGLSRIPQSLRQGSLALGATQAETLWHVTLPLAIPAMLTGLILAVARAAGETAPLMLVGVVKMVPELPVDSIFPYLHLDRKFMHLGFQIYDLAFQSPNAQADRPLVFATALLLVIIILALNLLAMALRHRLRERYRALMN, from the coding sequence ATGAGTGCGGTAAAGAACAATCACCGTTGGCGATGGCTGACGGCGGGCGCGGTCGCCGTCAGCCTGCTGGCTTTTATCCTGCTGATTTTATTATTGGGCATGACCGGTTTACGCTATTTCTGGCCACAGCCGGTCACGCTCTTTACGCTTCAAAAACCAGCAGGGCAAACGCTGATGCTGGGTGAGCAGGTGAGCGCCGGGCGGGTTTCACGTCAGCAGCTGCTGGACAGTGGCGTCTCCCTGCCATCATCGCTGCCGGAAGAGGTGACGCGCTACCTGATTAAAACCGGGAATCGCGACTTTGCCGACACCGATTTCCACAGTCTGTTGAGCAGTGAAATTATTGATGAAAACTATCCCAGCGGCGTCATTGCGCTCCAGCGAAGAAGCGGCGGTATGGCGTATGGCTGGTTTGATGGCCTGCTGGAAAACGGCCAGCCGCTGATAGCAAAAAATATGATGCAGGTGCTGCAACAGAGGATTAAACAAACTCGCGAGCGCCAAAAACAGGCCGATGCTATCCGGCGCGTCAGCATGGCAAAACTGAACAGCGAAATGGAGCAGCTGGCAGAGCAGCAGCGGCATTTGAAACAGCAGCATCGCTATACTGCCCAGGCCGAGTCGATTCATCAGGCGGACAGTGCTGAAATTCAGCGACAGTTTGCCGCTAAGGCAAATCAGCTGATTGCGCTGAATAATGAAAGCGCAAGCACGGTGCTGATCCTGCGCGATGTTCACGGGCTACAGCATCAGGTACCGCTGAGTAATATCATGGCGGCCTGGTATCCTAATGCCATGAGCTACGGTGAAAAATGGCAGCATTTCCTGCTGCAGCTCTGGCATTTCGTTAGCGGATCTTCAGGCAGTAGTTTGGGAGATGAAGGGGTATTTCCGGCTATTTTCGGCACGGTATTGATGGTGCTACTGATGTCGGTCGTGGTCATGCCGCTGGGGGTGATTGCAGCAATCTGGCTGCATGAGTATGCCGGAAACAGCCTGATGACCCGGCTGGTACGCATTGCGGTAGTCAATCTGGCTGGGGTACCGTCCATCGTTTATGGCGTATTTGGGCTGGGCTTTTTTGTCTGGCTGGTTGGCGGCAGTCTCGATCAGCTGTTTTTCGCCAGCGCTTTACCCAATCCTACCTTCGGGACTCCAGGCCTGCTATGGGCGTCCCTGACGCTGGCGCTTCTGACCTTACCGGTAGTGATTGTGGCTACCGAAGAGGGGCTTTCGCGCATTCCGCAATCGCTGCGCCAGGGATCGCTGGCGCTGGGCGCAACGCAGGCGGAAACGTTGTGGCACGTTACGCTGCCTCTGGCGATACCGGCCATGTTAACCGGACTGATCCTCGCCGTGGCCCGAGCCGCGGGCGAAACCGCGCCGCTGATGCTGGTGGGCGTGGTAAAAATGGTGCCGGAGCTGCCGGTGGATTCGATTTTTCCGTATCTGCACCTGGATCGCAAATTTATGCATCTCGGGTTTCAAATCTATGACCTGGCTTTCCAGAGTCCAAATGCGCAGGCCGATCGCCCGCTGGTTTTTGCCACAGCGCTGCTGCTGGTGATCATTATCCTGGCGTTGAATCTGTTAGCGATGGCACTGCGTCATCGTCTGCGCGAGCGCTATCGCGCGCTGATGAATTAA
- a CDS encoding ABC transporter permease subunit: MTPTPIPAQFNDGRRRIIDRLTRYLVMACGLAILLVMLLLFVWLVWVVVPLFSSPTITSSKEIALTQSTAAVAMGTDAQQKWGWRIDEHGQAEFIPLDSQPAYTPLALSQGTVTAATSADNGSVLLKTPAGLLVVEPDFSALNVDKAPRWTFPLGDRPLSVGDPSATLMALAHPDEQHWLIAQASPQQITLSRLQPAQNAVNNTVAIADIRQLLLAPDGQLLYGLSGNILRVWRITSEGLELRDSQTFAQPPERIALLSGGSTLLVVDARGISQWFDIASETGPHLRFIHYFAGAKAEKLLLTEAHRRVFATLAPSGALALFSSKRNGVLFSHQLGAGITNAIFSPRGDGLVIERAGRWQHFLIADPWPDISWRNLWQKVWYEHYPAPDYVWQSTSANDDYQGKFSLVPMVVGTLKAAGLAMLFATPLALAAAIYTAWFMAPALRRWVKPAIEMMGALPSVVIGLIAGIWLAPILAERLLGLLLLPGVLTITLLLCGWLSQRLAPQWRRRLCAEGREIWILLPLLLLASLFCVWAIPLLEQSLTGQSLASRLSGGYQQRNLLIAGVAMGFALVPLIFTLAEDAIFSVPPALGQGSLALGATPWQTLTRVVLPGASAGIFAALMIGFGRAIGETMIVLMATGNTPVTEGGLLHGVRSLAANVAIEMPEAAAGSGHYRVLFLSALVLLVFTLVINTLAELVRQRLRQRFGQQEMQG, translated from the coding sequence ATGACTCCAACCCCCATTCCTGCACAATTTAATGACGGTCGCCGACGCATCATTGACCGGTTAACCCGCTATCTGGTGATGGCGTGCGGGCTGGCGATTCTGCTGGTGATGCTGTTGCTGTTTGTCTGGCTGGTTTGGGTTGTCGTCCCGCTGTTTTCTTCTCCCACGATAACCAGCAGTAAAGAGATTGCCCTGACACAATCCACTGCTGCCGTGGCAATGGGAACGGATGCGCAGCAGAAATGGGGATGGCGCATTGATGAACACGGACAGGCAGAGTTTATTCCGCTGGACAGTCAGCCTGCTTATACCCCGCTGGCGCTGTCTCAGGGTACGGTCACGGCCGCAACCTCAGCCGATAACGGCAGCGTGCTGTTAAAAACCCCGGCCGGCCTGCTGGTGGTGGAGCCTGACTTCAGCGCGTTGAATGTGGATAAAGCGCCACGCTGGACGTTTCCGCTGGGTGACCGGCCGCTGAGCGTGGGCGATCCGTCAGCAACACTGATGGCGCTGGCGCACCCTGATGAGCAACACTGGCTGATTGCTCAGGCCAGCCCGCAGCAGATTACGCTGTCACGGTTGCAGCCGGCGCAAAATGCGGTGAATAACACCGTCGCCATAGCGGATATTCGTCAGCTGCTGCTGGCACCCGATGGTCAGCTGTTGTACGGCCTCTCGGGCAATATTCTGCGCGTCTGGCGCATCACTTCTGAGGGGCTTGAGCTTCGCGATAGCCAAACCTTTGCGCAGCCGCCGGAGCGGATAGCGCTGCTCAGCGGCGGGAGTACGCTGCTGGTGGTCGATGCGAGAGGGATCTCACAGTGGTTTGATATCGCCAGCGAAACCGGCCCGCATTTACGCTTTATACATTATTTTGCTGGCGCAAAGGCTGAGAAGCTGCTGCTGACAGAGGCCCATCGCCGCGTATTCGCCACGCTTGCTCCCTCAGGAGCGTTAGCGCTGTTTTCCAGTAAGCGAAACGGCGTGCTTTTCTCGCATCAGCTGGGAGCGGGCATTACGAACGCGATTTTCTCCCCGCGCGGCGATGGCTTAGTGATTGAGCGCGCAGGCCGCTGGCAACATTTTCTGATAGCCGATCCGTGGCCGGATATCAGCTGGCGGAACCTGTGGCAAAAAGTCTGGTACGAACACTATCCTGCGCCAGACTATGTCTGGCAGTCCACGTCGGCAAATGATGACTATCAGGGCAAATTCAGCCTGGTCCCGATGGTCGTGGGCACGCTAAAGGCGGCCGGGCTGGCGATGCTGTTTGCCACGCCGCTGGCGCTGGCGGCAGCAATCTATACCGCCTGGTTTATGGCGCCTGCCCTGCGACGCTGGGTGAAACCGGCAATAGAGATGATGGGGGCGTTGCCCAGCGTAGTCATTGGGCTGATCGCCGGTATATGGCTGGCCCCCATCCTGGCTGAGCGGCTGCTGGGCCTGTTGTTGTTGCCAGGGGTTCTGACGATAACGCTGCTGCTGTGTGGCTGGCTCTCGCAGCGCCTGGCGCCGCAGTGGCGTCGGCGCTTATGTGCCGAAGGGCGTGAAATCTGGATTTTGTTGCCGCTGCTGCTGCTGGCATCGCTGTTCTGCGTGTGGGCCATTCCTTTACTGGAACAGAGCCTGACGGGTCAGAGCCTTGCCAGCCGCCTCAGCGGCGGCTATCAGCAACGCAATTTATTGATAGCGGGCGTGGCGATGGGCTTCGCGCTGGTGCCGTTGATTTTTACCCTGGCGGAAGATGCCATTTTCAGCGTCCCGCCTGCGTTAGGGCAGGGATCGCTGGCGCTGGGCGCTACGCCATGGCAGACGCTCACCCGCGTGGTGTTGCCCGGCGCATCGGCAGGTATTTTTGCCGCGCTGATGATCGGTTTTGGCCGGGCAATAGGGGAAACGATGATCGTGCTGATGGCCACGGGCAACACGCCGGTTACGGAGGGCGGCCTGCTGCATGGCGTACGTAGCCTCGCGGCAAATGTGGCGATTGAAATGCCGGAAGCGGCGGCGGGAAGTGGGCATTATCGCGTGCTGTTCCTCAGTGCACTGGTGCTGCTGGTCTTTACGCTGGTGATCAATACGCTTGCCGAACTGGTTCGTCAGCGGCTGCGACAGCGCTTTGGTCAGCAGGAGATGCAGGGATGA